From a single Arachis hypogaea cultivar Tifrunner chromosome 3, arahy.Tifrunner.gnm2.J5K5, whole genome shotgun sequence genomic region:
- the LOC112789628 gene encoding protein PAM71-homolog, chloroplastic: protein MKGLGPHAPMVSRGKPPPLLAVVDTLPCCPSLPTITTLSQSRCRQKSTLSLARGTIRAQTSNTGIGPRDFGSRSDIDGQNVPQGSPLNKSSRKIVKPPKWIARYPTFIALALIGCALVFSLVTFLKGGPASVLAAISKSGFTAAFTLIFVSEIGDKTFFIAALLAMQYEKGLVLLGSMGALALMTILSVVIGRIFQSVPAQFQTTLPIGEYAAVTLLLFFGLKAIKDAWDLPSNGVKNGGNGNSELNEFAEAEELVKEKVSKRLSNPFEVIWKSFSLVFFAEWGDRSMLATIALGAAQSPWGVASGAIGGHLLATSIAIVGGALLANYISEKLVGYLGGGLFLIFAVATFFGVF from the exons ATGAAAGGGTTAGGTCCTCATGCACCAATGGTATCAAGGGGAAAACCTCCTCCTTTGTTGGCTGTGGTGGACACATTACCATGCTGCCCTTCTCTGCCAACAATCACTACCTTATCACAAT CAAGATGCAGACAGAAATCGACATTGAGTTTGGCCCGTGGCACAATTCGAGCTCAAACATCCAACActggaataggaccaagagattTTGGAAGTAGGAGTGATATAGATGGCCAGAATGTCCCTCAAGGAAGTCCACTTAACAAAAGTTCACGTAAAAT CGTGAAACCACCTAAATGGATTGCCCGGTATCCGACCTTTATAGCTCTTGCATTGATTGGATGTGCTCTTGTATTTTCACTAGTaacctttttgaaagggggaCCTGCGTCAGTTCTAGCAGCAATTTCAAAATCAGGATTCACTGCTGCATTTACATTAATATTTGTTTCTGAGATTGGGGACAAG ACATTCTTCATTGCTGCACTCTTGGCAATGCAATATGAGAAGGGATTG GTCCTATTGGGGTCAATGGGTGCTCTTGCACTCATGACAATCCTATCAGTTGTAATTGGTCGAATCTTTCAGTCAGTGCCTGCTCAGTTCCAGACAA CCTTGCCAATCGGAGAATATGCTGCAGTaactcttcttttgttttttggCCTAAAAGCAATAAAAGATGCATGGGATCTTCCATCTAATGGGGTTAAGAACGGTGGTAATGGTAACTCCGAGCTTAATGAATTTGCTGAGGCAGAGGAGCTTGTGAAAGAAAAG GTGTCGAAACGGCTTTCAAATCCATTTGAGGTTATTTGGAAATCATTCAGCCTTGTATTCTTTGCT GAATGGGGAGATCGTTCTATGCTTGCCACAATTGCACTTGGGGCTGCTCAG TCTCCATGGGGTGTTGCTAGTGGAGCCATTGGTGGACACCTACTTGCAACCTCAATTGCTATAGTAGGGGGAGCATTACTTGCTAACTACATTTCTGAAAAACTG GTTGGCTACTTGGGTGGAGGGTTGTTTCTAATTTTTGCTGTTGCTAccttttttggggttttctga